The DNA region CCGCAATTCATTGTATGTGTTGACGTTCGGAACCATAATGTCAGCGTTGAACGAGTTGTACACGTCGAGATTCTTCAGCACCGCGCGCTGTGTGGTGGTGGCCAGCACCAAAAGGCGCCTGTCCTTGCTTGGCTGCTTCCTGAGGAATACCATCAGGGTCTGAAGAACGGTGTTGCTGAAACGGGGACCGATCGGGACCCAGTCGATAATTCGCTCGATGTTGTCAACGACAACGACGCTCGTGCGACTTTTGTAGGCGTCTTCGAAGACCTTGCTGATGTGATGGACCTTGGCCATTTCATTGTATCCTACCATGTCCTCGGGACTAATGAGTTTGATAAAGGGGAAGCCAGAGTCAATGGCGATCCGAGCTGCTAATGCTGTCTTTCCACTTGCCGTGGGTCCGTGCAACAAGACGGAGAATAGCGGAGTAGATTGCCCGACTTGCTTCACGAATAGATCTCCTTCCCGCAGGATCTCGTTTATAATAGGAGAGTAGTGGATGATCCCGTACTGTATGCGGCTGGAGAGTTCCTCTTCCGACACACCGAATGCCGGTTTGACTTCATCAAGCGCGTGATGGAAGTCAGAACGGTTGACTTTCATGTTAACAACATCGTCACCGATGCTGGCCATCGTGCCAACCTTGACATGTCGCGAGAACGCAAACGAAGATGCTGACTTCACGAGGCCAGCAATTTCGGCACCCGAGAAGTTCTTGGTCATAAGCGCAAGCTCTTCCAAGTCGACGTCTTGGTCCATGACGCTGTTGTCCCGCATCTTCTGGGTATGGATCTTCAGAATCTGGCCACGTCCATGCTCGTCCGGGAGGGAGATCTCCATGTGCACTTCCAAACGACCAGGACGCAGCAAAGCTTCATCAATCATATCCATTCGGTTCGTCATACCAATGAGCAGAATGTTGTTGAGCTGGTCTACACCGTCAAGCTTGGAGAGAAGCTGGTTGACCACACTATCTCCCACGCCGGtgccaccacctcctccgctGCCACGCTGCTTGCATACAGCATCCAATTCATCAAAGATGATAATGTGAAGTCCACtttcctctcctttctcttTGTATTCCTTCTCCGCGTCGGCGAAGAGCTTCCGGATGTTCTCTTCTGACTGACCGACGAATTTGTTCAACACCTCAGGACCGTTGATGATTTTGGGTTCTCTGGCGTTCAACATTTTACCAATCTGCCGCGCAATCAAAGTTTTACCCGTCCCTGGAGGCCCATAAAGCAGCATACCCTTAACGTGTTGGATACCCAGCTTGTCGACAAGGCCTGGAGGGAAGATACGGGAAGCGAATGCACGACGGAAGATTGTGCTAAACTCCGCGTCGAGGCCTCCAATACCCATGTTCTCGAACTTGAAGTCCGGCTGGATGATGGAGTTGGATGCGGGCCGGCGAGCGGACGGCTTCATGTTGATACCGGTCCGTGCATCcttgaagaagttgaacTGAGTATGTCTGGTCAGAATACCCCTCGCAGTGGGATCTGTCTCAACTGCTCCGCCGGAAAGGTCTGCCTTCTCTGAACTCAGGTCAACCCGCTGGACCGTCTTGACGGTCAACAAAAGCGGAATACTCCGGTGATCCATCAAAATTTTTTGACCAGGAGCAAATATTTGGTTTTCAAAGTTCTTGGCCACCGCATTTCCCAGGTCATCTTGGTCGTATGGCGTCTCAACTCTCTTCTTGCCGGCGAATCCTACTTCGATATCTGTAGAGCCAAGGTAGGCCTGCCCGCCTTGACTAAAAGGATCGTAGATTTGTACGTTGACAGAATCTGTGAACGCAACCCCAGCCCACGTCCGCTGCGGATCCGACATACTGATGTTTCCCGGTGGGAAGTTGGGGTATGGCCGTGCGGAGAAGACGAAAAGGCCGTTaacgaggaggagaagatcaaGTCCGTCGCGCGTCGGAGGAAAATCAGAGGGTGATACTGCAACTCTGCGCATTGTTAGATTTTGATCATTGCAGTAATAAAGAACAACTTCTGAGGTGAACTTACAGGTTCCCAAATGTGTAATTGTTATCCGGGCTCTTTGCAGGCCGCAGTACCCAGTTACCACCTCCGGCCGGAGGCTTCGCTCCAACCGGCGGCCTGGATGGCATTGGCATCTGACCTGGTCGTCCCCTAAAATCACCATGTACGTCAGTCATCTCGGCTTCGGCATAGCTCAGAGGGGCAACAACATACCCTGCGCCAGGCATTGGCTGACCATAAGATGGAGGGGGCCCTTGACCAGGTACCGAATAGCCCTCTCGTGAAGGAGGCCCTCCGCTCCTGGAGCTGCTGAAGGGATTTGAGTAATTGGTGCGGTTAAACATCTTGCGTCATGAGATTTGGAGTTCAGGCGCAATGATGTGATCAATGAGATCTGcagatggagagtatataTGTATGCCGTTATCGAAGATAGTTATCGAAAAGAATGGTATAAATGACGTTCAAGTCGTCAATGTGATTAGGCTGAAGCCACGCTGTCGCAATCGAGCTGTTTCAGGGAACAGTAACCAGAAGACGCACGTTGGCAGTTTAATAAGTATAACCGGCTCTAGCGACGTTCCTGGAAAGTAATCAAACGATTTGCAAATGAGCCAGAAAATTAGGATAGTTTCAAAAAGTGGCGAAGAGAGAGCGTTGTTGGAGAGATGGCTGCATATATGCTCTCCGCACTCCGGTCCGCCACATGGAGCGCCGTTTCCGCCGATCGGATAATCGGAATAGGAATGATCCGTCTTACCAATGCTGGACCATTGACGTCGATAAAGCTGCTGTCCTAAGAAACCCATAACGTTCAGAATGCCTCTGTGAGCATCTCTCATTTCTGATTTATGATAAAATTTGTGCTAACATATATATAGACACCTCCTGGGAAAGAAATCATGGAACGTCTACAACCCGGAGAACGTCGCCCGCGTCCGGCGCGACGAAGCGCAAGCCAAAGCacgagaagaggaggaagagcgcCGCATGCAAGAAGTAGATGCTGAGCATCGAATCCAAATTCTACGAGGAGAGCGCCCATCTACTCCTCCCCTACCACCAGCCTCACCGCCGTCAGCTGCGCAACATGAGAAGAGAAGCCGCAGGGACGGAGAAACAGGGCGATACAATAAAAAACGGAGACGCCTGGCTGGCGAAGATGATACGGATCGCGAGATCAGATTGGCAAGGGAAGATGCGCAACTCGCGGACGGTAAAAGGGCGGAGCTGACTCGCTCGGAAACGAGTGACGCACCGCTTGAAGATGGTGCTGGCCATATCAACCTCTTCCCCTCTGAGACAGCGCGCGCGCCTGTAGAGAAAAATGCCGAGGCGGAAGCGGAGGCAACTGAGAAGAAGCGCAGGTATGAAGATCAGTACACGATGCGTTTCTCCAATGCTGCTGGATTCAGTCAGTCTGTTGGCAGGACACCATGGTATTCGGTTTCAGGAAGAGAAGCTGCTGCGCCAGAATTTATGTCTGGAAAAGACGTTTGGGGAAATGAAGATCCTATGCGGAAGCAAAGAGACATGGTTCGGATGGATGCAAATGATCCTCTAGTGGCGATGAGGAAGGGTGTCAAACAGTTAAAAACGGTAGAGCAAGAACGCAAGAGATGGAACGATGAAAGAAGTCGAGAACTGGAAGCTTTGAAAGCGGAAGACAGAGAAGGGTCATGCCGCCACAGACGGGGACAATCACCATCCAGAGGATCTATTTCAGAGAATAGTTTGGAGGGGTTCAAACTCGACGCATCTTCAGACAGACAGCGGGATGACAAAGGTCGGGAAAGGAATTCGCATAGGCATCATCACCGGAATCGGCATCAGCGTAATAGGAGTCGTGATCGCTCACGGAGGCATcattcgcattcgcattcTCGTTCTCGTTCACATCGTCATCACCGCGATCACCATGAGAGCAGGCATGATAATCGCAGGTCGTCTCGCAGACCATAGAACAAACGGCGTGATCATATTACGGATTTTTGCACTTTTGGGCCATGATAGGTCATCTAACTTCTGATTCCTACTATTCCAAGGGTGTATATGGGGTAACatgaaaagagaagagccAAACTTTCAAAAACCTCCATAAATCATTACAAACTCCATTTCTGGGATCCCTTACCGCCCTCCTGCGCATCCCAGTCGACGGTAATGTTCAGCGTGCGCGCATTTGGCTCTTTCTTCTGATAACCAACCTTTCCGCTGATGGTCTGGCCCTTCTTCAATGGCACGCCACCCTTCCGGCCGTGGTCGATGAGCAGAACACCCTGTTGCCAGTGCGTCTCGGTTCCATATGGTCCTGTAGTAAAAGCAACGTAGCCTTTCTTCTGCATTTCCGAAGGAACAGCATCGTCTGGAACCGTAGCGTTTCTTGAAGGCATGAAGAAGATATCGAACCAAATGGACCAGCCATCGAGTGTGTCAATATCTTCCTTAAGGGTGACCTGAAATTCTTTCAAGAATGATAGCTCCTCAACGGTGATGGTATGCAATGGGAGCTTTAGGAAGACTGATGAGTCTCCAGGAAGTGCAGACGGTTGGATGCTGCGGACGTTTGCCTCGTCGTAGATGCCGGTGAGCATGCTCTTCATATTGAAGCCGTACACCGAGTGCCAGAAGGAGATATGCGAGGCTATGAAATCCGAGTCAGCGAACGGAGCAATGCGGAGAGTAGCGTCGGATGGGACCATGAGTCCATCGGGTGCGAGATAGCGGTCTCTGGCGTAGATGACGGAATCAAACATGGCTTCGAAAAGCAGGCAGTATCCCATCCATTCGGACACGATAATGTCAACCTGCTGCACGGGGAGAGTAACTTCTTCGATTTTGCCGCGGATGCATCTGAAGATCAAAGGGTCAGTGAGATGACGGGATAGTAGCTGCCCTAGAGACATACGTGATCACATCACCAAAGCCATTCTCATAAACGATTTCTTTGGCCCGGTCGATGATGTCTGAGTTGTCGACAGCAATGACCTTTTTGGCACCGGCCTTGGCGCAGAACATGGAGAGAATGCCCGTGCCACATCCGACATCCAGCACAACCTTGTCCTGGAAAAGGCGCTTGTTGTCGTAAATGAAATCACGATAGGAATCAGTACGGACTGTATCTTTGAGCATGGACTCGTGGATGCCTATAGGCTTTGTTAGTCAAAGGGATCCCAGCGATATGCACACTCCGGTAATGTAGGGCAATAAATCACCATTATACTGGTAGGACACGAAGTAATCCGAATCGGCCTCCTCAATTTTGTTCTTGTTCCTCATTGATGGGCCAGCGGATGACAATTTATTATCCTCCTGAGTCAATTGTTCCTCCATCGACCGTTGGACAGCCAATCGGTATTCGGTGAATTGAGTCTGGAGACGCTCAAGATCTTCCTGCAACTCGACCACACGGCGCTCAGCATCGTTTCCGCCGGACGCCTCAGgctcatcctcctccgcaaTGTCGCCCAAGCTGTATAAGAGAGCATCGTCTTCCAACACGGGCTTCATGTAGGCTTCGTCGTCGAACTTGTCCGTGGAAGATACATCGGGGGCCGTATTTCCGGCTTTGACCTCGGATCGAATATAGTTGACAAGTTTGATCAGACCAATAAAATCCAAATCTAGCAGAGCAGACGCAAAAAGTCAGCTGGGTCGCATCTTCCGCTATGGGTCGAAGTAATGCAAAGGCACAGAGTAGTTCAAGCGTCAATTCCCCGGTACTAAGTAGAGCACGGATGACAATGAATGATCAAACTCCCCAAGGAACAAATATCAATTGCGAGTCGAGTACACACCAAACTCCTTCTGAATCTTCCGCAGATCAAAATCATGCTTGTCCTTGCTCTCCTGCAGCATCGCATTCACATCGGGGTAGATCTTGTCGGAGAATAAGCCCACAATGGGCTCAAATTCTTCCTGATCGGGCTCAAGATCCTCCCAGCCTTCTTCGTCGGTTACGTCGGAGTCCTCTGCTGAGGTTGTAGAGCGGGTATCTTCGTCCTTCGGAGGACACTCGGAGGTTGGAAAGGTGGACATTGCGCAGGCAAtctcgtttcttttcttgctAGCTTTCGTTTATGTGTTTCGCGCTATCCAAGCAATTAAACAATGAttagatcaattgaaacGAAGGGATATGCAGGGAAGGAGAAAGACAAATTCTTCGTCTATCAACCGGGGGTAAAAAGTGGGCGTGGAGGGGCAGTGATAAGGGAAAAAAATAGTTTATTGCCTTAATAGTGCCTCAATATGCCTGAGGCAGAAAGACCCTGTTGCCCCGCTGTTTGTTTATTCACATGACACTGATCCAGAACTTGAAGCGATAACAGCATATCATTATCGTCCAGGTTCATACTTATCACCGGCACTCAATCTGTGGTTGTCTACAATCAAAGCGAAAGGAGAGGTTCGAATTGTTCCCTGACCTTGAGTTGGACACTTCAAAGCACCGAGAATCGAATGGGATCAATCACTACTATCTCAATTACCCTAGATCCCTACTGACCGGGTTCCCCCTTCGTCTTCATTTCTCCATCCTTGTTCCCTCTCGGTCATCTCTTCTTGCGATATACTCCGGTCAAAGTCTAGCAGAAATGGCTTTCTTATTCAACCGTGGCCGACGTCAGCCGCTAGAAGTAGTGCGGTCCATCAAGGACCTACTAGAGAAGCTGCGCGAAACCCCCAACACTCCAAAGGTCTGCGAGACCCGGCATTCTCGAAGCTGGCTCTCTTGAGAAAATTGCTAACTTCTGTAGATTGAAGAGGAGTTGGCGAGGCAGTTGTCCCAGATGAAACTGATGATTCAAGGCACTCAAGGTCCGTTGCTGTCCCTGGCATTCCGCAATATAATCTGTTCACACACTAAAGCAATCTTGCGTTATAGAGATCGATACATCCCCCGAGCAGGTGCAGGCATTAGTCGGAGCTATGGTACACGAAGACTTACTCCACGAGCTAGCCCATAACATCCACATCCTTCCCTTCGAAGCTCGAAAAGATACTCAGACCATATTTTCCCACGTCCTCCGCTTCAGACCGGCCCATGCCGCACACGGCGACCCTCCTGTTATTTCATACATCGTTCACCACCGACCAGAGATTATAGTGGAGCTTTGTCGCGGATACAACCACAGCCAGAGTGCAATGCCATGTGGTACCATCTTAAGAGAGGCGCTCAAGTTCGACGTCATTGCTGCGATTATCCTTTACGACCAGTCGACAGGTGACGAACCCGCGATCCGGCTCACGAATGTACGGCCGGGTAACCCTCAAAATGGAGATGGTGTGTTCTGGCAATTCTTCGGATGGATCGACCGGGGGAGCTTCGAAGTCAGCGCAGACGCGTTCACGACATTCAGGGTAAGGATGTCATTTCAGTCAATTTCCAGGGAATCCAGGATTCTTGACTAACGCAAAATTTTAGGAGACTTTGACTCGACACAAGTCGGTGGTGACCGGATACCTGGCGGCCAACTTCGACCTATTCTTTTCGAGATTCAACAATATCCTTATACAGTCCGAGTCATATGTGACCAAGCGACAGAGTATCAAGCTCCTGGGGGAGCTTTTACTAGACCGCGCCAACTACAATGTGATGATGGCGTATGTTGAGAGCGGGGAGAACCTCAAACTGTGCATGAAACTGCTGCGCGACGACCGAAAGATGGTTCAGTACGAAGGATTCCACGTGTTCAAGGTATGTATCTGAGATTCCTTTGCTTCTTTCCATGAGGCGCGATTGCTGGTATGCGCTAACCAAGGAATGTGACTTGGTAGGTCTTCGTCGCAAACCCGAACAAATCAGTGGCCGTGCAGCGGATT from Aspergillus chevalieri M1 DNA, chromosome 2, nearly complete sequence includes:
- a CDS encoding Mo25 family protein (BUSCO:EOG092633QB;~COG:D;~EggNog:ENOG410PHCR;~InterPro:IPR016024,IPR011989,IPR013878;~PFAM:PF08569) produces the protein MAFLFNRGRRQPLEVVRSIKDLLEKLRETPNTPKIEEELARQLSQMKLMIQGTQEIDTSPEQVQALVGAMVHEDLLHELAHNIHILPFEARKDTQTIFSHVLRFRPAHAAHGDPPVISYIVHHRPEIIVELCRGYNHSQSAMPCGTILREALKFDVIAAIILYDQSTGDEPAIRLTNVRPGNPQNGDGVFWQFFGWIDRGSFEVSADAFTTFRETLTRHKSVVTGYLAANFDLFFSRFNNILIQSESYVTKRQSIKLLGELLLDRANYNVMMAYVESGENLKLCMKLLRDDRKMVQYEGFHVFKVFVANPNKSVAVQRILINNRDRLLKFLPKFLEDRTDDDQFTDEKSFLVRQIELLPKEPIEPAQSAYDGVRTTTAVA
- a CDS encoding protein arginine methyltransferase RmtB (COG:K,O,T;~EggNog:ENOG410PFG1;~InterPro:IPR036236,IPR029063,IPR041698,IPR025799;~PFAM:PF13649,PF08241,PF13847;~go_function: GO:0016274 - protein-arginine N-methyltransferase activity [Evidence IEA];~go_process: GO:0018216 - peptidyl-arginine methylation [Evidence IEA]), producing MSTFPTSECPPKDEDTRSTTSAEDSDVTDEEGWEDLEPDQEEFEPIVGLFSDKIYPDVNAMLQESKDKHDFDLRKIQKEFDLDFIGLIKLVNYIRSEVKAGNTAPDVSSTDKFDDEAYMKPVLEDDALLYSLGDIAEEDEPEASGGNDAERRVVELQEDLERLQTQFTEYRLAVQRSMEEQLTQEDNKLSSAGPSMRNKNKIEEADSDYFVSYQYNGIHESMLKDTVRTDSYRDFIYDNKRLFQDKVVLDVGCGTGILSMFCAKAGAKKVIAVDNSDIIDRAKEIVYENGFGDVITCIRGKIEEVTLPVQQVDIIVSEWMGYCLLFEAMFDSVIYARDRYLAPDGLMVPSDATLRIAPFADSDFIASHISFWHSVYGFNMKSMLTGIYDEANVRSIQPSALPGDSSVFLKLPLHTITVEELSFLKEFQVTLKEDIDTLDGWSIWFDIFFMPSRNATVPDDAVPSEMQKKGYVAFTTGPYGTETHWQQGVLLIDHGRKGGVPLKKGQTISGKVGYQKKEPNARTLNITVDWDAQEGGKGSQKWSL
- the SEC18 gene encoding AAA family ATPase SEC18 (BUSCO:EOG09260NC6;~COG:O;~EggNog:ENOG410PIAG;~InterPro:IPR039812,IPR041569,IPR003959,IPR003338, IPR029067,IPR027417,IPR003593,IPR003960,IPR009010, IPR004201;~PFAM:PF17862,PF00004,PF07724,PF02933;~go_function: GO:0005524 - ATP binding [Evidence IEA];~go_function: GO:0016887 - ATPase activity [Evidence IEA];~go_process: GO:0035494 - SNARE complex disassembly [Evidence IEA]), with amino-acid sequence MFNRTNYSNPFSSSRSGGPPSREGYSVPGQGPPPSYGQPMPGAGGRPGQMPMPSRPPVGAKPPAGGGNWVLRPAKSPDNNYTFGNLVAVSPSDFPPTRDGLDLLLLVNGLFVFSARPYPNFPPGNISMSDPQRTWAGVAFTDSVNVQIYDPFSQGGQAYLGSTDIEVGFAGKKRVETPYDQDDLGNAVAKNFENQIFAPGQKILMDHRSIPLLLTVKTVQRVDLSSEKADLSGGAVETDPTARGILTRHTQFNFFKDARTGINMKPSARRPASNSIIQPDFKFENMGIGGLDAEFSTIFRRAFASRIFPPGLVDKLGIQHVKGMLLYGPPGTGKTLIARQIGKMLNAREPKIINGPEVLNKFVGQSEENIRKLFADAEKEYKEKGEESGLHIIIFDELDAVCKQRGSGGGGGTGVGDSVVNQLLSKLDGVDQLNNILLIGMTNRMDMIDEALLRPGRLEVHMEISLPDEHGRGQILKIHTQKMRDNSVMDQDVDLEELALMTKNFSGAEIAGLVKSASSFAFSRHVKVGTMASIGDDVVNMKVNRSDFHHALDEVKPAFGVSEEELSSRIQYGIIHYSPIINEILREGDLFVKQVGQSTPLFSVLLHGPTASGKTALAARIAIDSGFPFIKLISPEDMVGYNEMAKVHHISKVFEDAYKSRTSVVVVDNIERIIDWVPIGPRFSNTVLQTLMVFLRKQPSKDRRLLVLATTTQRAVLKNLDVYNSFNADIMVPNVNTYNELRYIMEQSEAFDAQEIAQALEEIGGIIDDGKIGVGVKKVLLGIETAKQDVDKVGRFVRVINRAIEEERIFE
- a CDS encoding uncharacterized protein (COG:S;~EggNog:ENOG410PPME;~InterPro:IPR039875,IPR019339;~PFAM:PF10197), whose protein sequence is MPLHLLGKKSWNVYNPENVARVRRDEAQAKAREEEEERRMQEVDAEHRIQILRGERPSTPPLPPASPPSAAQHEKRSRRDGETGRYNKKRRRLAGEDDTDREIRLAREDAQLADGKRAELTRSETSDAPLEDGAGHINLFPSETARAPVEKNAEAEAEATEKKRRYEDQYTMRFSNAAGFSQSVGRTPWYSVSGREAAAPEFMSGKDVWGNEDPMRKQRDMVRMDANDPLVAMRKGVKQLKTVEQERKRWNDERSRELEALKAEDREGSCRHRRGQSPSRGSISENSLEGFKLDASSDRQRDDKGRERNSHRHHHRNRHQRNRSRDRSRRHHSHSHSRSRSHRHHRDHHESRHDNRRSSRRP